Within the Synechococcales cyanobacterium CNB genome, the region GATCATGTCCGGCAAGTTGATGCGGACGTTGGTCACCCCTCCGATCTCGTTCGAGGCCGCCTCGGAGCCGATCGGCAGGTACATCTCGAGGCCGATCGAATCACGCCTGAAGGGGGTATCGTCGAACTCGACGGAGATCGGGCGCGCCGATTGATCGGGTTGTGTTTGGGCTGCTGAAAGGTGTGGGATCACCAATAGGGCAGCGGCGAGAGTGATGGCTGAGGCGGAGCGAAGGCGGCTTCGGGATGAACAGGACATGACGGTCCCTCCGTGTTTCGATCGTGTCCGTGGGGATCATCGACCTGCTGCGGGCACCGGCTTTGGCGGGGGTCTTCGGTGAGGTCGTGGAGCCTATCCCTTCGGCGTGGGCGTGGAAAAATGGGGGGGCAGCGGGCGGGGCGGCGTTGACAACTGCCGTCAGGGCCGTACCCTACGGGGCTTGTCTCCGAGGGAGGCAGAGCGCGCGCACAGGCAGAGCTTGGCGCGGGTCACGAGCTGGCCGGTCCGGCGGGAACGGCCGCCAGAGTTCGGGGAGTGAACCGAATCGCGTCCGGAGATCCGGGCGTGTCGGTGTGGATCGCCGGTCGGGCGTTCCGATCGGCGTGCGGTGTGTGTCCCACGAACGCGCGTGCGGGCACGGAGTGGTAGGGCCGACGGCGAGCGTCGGCGATGCGGGGCGCACGATGACGGGCGGGAAGATCCGAATCCGGATGGAGGCGTACGACCACATCGCGCTGGACGCTTCGGCGCGCGAGATCGTGGAGCACGCGAAGCGCACGAACGCGAAGGTCGCGGGTCCGATCCCGCTGCCGACGCGGATCGAGCGGTACACCGTGCTGCGCTCGCCGTTCATCGACAAGAAGAGCCGCGAGCAGTACGAGATTCGTACCCACAAGAGGATTATCGACATCATCGAGCCGAACGCGCGGACGGTCGAGGCGCTCAATCGACTTGTTGTCCCCGCGGGCGTGTTCGTGAAGATCAAGGCGTGACGTGTTCCGGGCCGGTCCTCAGTCGAGAGGGTCGGCCCGGTGAGTTTGAGAGAAGGCTTCCTCTGCCCGGAGAGGCACGAAGCAGCGAAGGACGACGGACGATGGGCCTGACACTGCTGGGCAAGAAGATCGGCATGACGCGCGTCTTCAACGACGCGAACGTCAGCGTGCCCGTGACCGTCATCGAGGTCGGGCCGTGCGTGGTGACGCAGGTGCGCACGGACGACCGCGACGGGTACTCCGCCGTGCAGGTCGGATACGGCGAGATCAAGCCCCGCCGCTCGACGATGGCGATGATCGCGCACGACGCGAAGGCCGGAACCACGCCCAAGCGTGTGCATGTCGAGTCTCGGCTCGGCGCGGACGAGGCGTCGGCGTTCGAGGCGGGCCAGGCGCTCGGTGTCGACCGGTTCGAGGGCGTGCCCTACGTGGACGTGATCGGTGTAAGCAAGGGCAAGGGCTTCGCCGGCACCATGAAGCGGCACAACTTCAAGGGCATGACCGCCACGCACGGAACGGAGCGCAAACACCGATCTCCCGGCTCGATCGGCGGCCTGGCGACGAATCGCGGCTTCAGCGGCAAGCTGAAGAAGGGCAAGCGCATGTCCGGGCACCTCGGCGCGGACCGTGTCACGGCGCGAAGCCTCGACGTGGTGCGGATCGACGCGGAAAAAGGTCTGCTGCTCGTGAAGGGACCGGTCCCTGGCCCCTATGGTTCGGTGGTGGAGGTTCGGCCGGCGATCCGGCTGAACAAGAGCAAGGCGAAGAAGGCTGCCGCAAAGAAGTAGCGGCTTGAAACAGGCGACCTCCGCGGGTGAGAGCGACTCGCCCGGGAGGCCCGGAGGGTCGGAGGCGAATGCCGACGAAACCGCCGGGCGGCAACAGGAGACGCATGCGACCCGTCGCGTGGCGGGTCGCGGGAAGGCAGCCGAGTCGAAGCCGACCCGGCCCCCATCGGGGAAGCCCGATGGCCCGCGAGGGCAACAGGGGAGGGCGGATAGGCGAGCCGGGCGAA harbors:
- the rpsJ gene encoding 30S ribosomal protein S10, whose amino-acid sequence is MTGGKIRIRMEAYDHIALDASAREIVEHAKRTNAKVAGPIPLPTRIERYTVLRSPFIDKKSREQYEIRTHKRIIDIIEPNARTVEALNRLVVPAGVFVKIKA
- the rplC gene encoding 50S ribosomal protein L3; protein product: MGLTLLGKKIGMTRVFNDANVSVPVTVIEVGPCVVTQVRTDDRDGYSAVQVGYGEIKPRRSTMAMIAHDAKAGTTPKRVHVESRLGADEASAFEAGQALGVDRFEGVPYVDVIGVSKGKGFAGTMKRHNFKGMTATHGTERKHRSPGSIGGLATNRGFSGKLKKGKRMSGHLGADRVTARSLDVVRIDAEKGLLLVKGPVPGPYGSVVEVRPAIRLNKSKAKKAAAKK